Proteins encoded by one window of Haloarchaeobius sp. HME9146:
- a CDS encoding ParA family protein, producing the protein MLAYSTYSEAGGVGKTTTAANLAVAHARAGLKPLVVPLDPQDGDLSRLFGVDDQRTEPVDNLVRHLIRRPKGDFNDLVRTVEGVDIVPEHNMLSDLAEYLQREKDQAEAMGEAFGMHAQLLRVLREAGVPDEYDVLICDPPATEGPHLYNAIHATRSLVIPVEPSAKGRAAVEGLEALVGGFEDQLDVDVGVLAAVPVGFKDTRDQRTILDEIDYPIPEIVGERSSLMEGCWMQQCSAFTYVSEHRDRQRDYELETLAQFDRLARQLEREVGLEAPNPPEPGDLDHQVVSA; encoded by the coding sequence ATGTTAGCGTACTCGACCTACAGCGAGGCGGGTGGGGTGGGCAAGACCACCACCGCAGCGAACCTGGCCGTGGCGCACGCCCGAGCCGGGCTGAAGCCGCTCGTCGTCCCACTCGACCCACAGGACGGCGACCTCTCTCGCCTGTTCGGCGTCGACGACCAGCGGACCGAACCCGTCGACAACCTCGTGCGACACCTGATCCGTCGCCCGAAAGGTGACTTCAACGACCTCGTCCGGACCGTCGAAGGTGTCGACATCGTCCCCGAACACAACATGCTCTCCGACCTCGCGGAGTACCTCCAGCGCGAGAAGGACCAGGCCGAGGCGATGGGCGAAGCGTTCGGGATGCACGCCCAGCTCCTGCGGGTGCTCCGCGAAGCGGGCGTTCCGGACGAGTACGACGTGCTCATCTGTGACCCCCCGGCGACCGAGGGTCCGCACCTCTACAACGCCATCCACGCGACCCGGTCACTGGTCATCCCGGTCGAGCCCAGCGCGAAGGGTCGTGCTGCCGTCGAGGGTCTGGAAGCACTCGTCGGCGGGTTCGAAGACCAACTCGACGTCGATGTCGGCGTGCTCGCCGCCGTCCCGGTCGGGTTCAAGGACACACGCGACCAGCGGACGATCCTCGACGAGATCGACTACCCCATCCCGGAGATCGTGGGCGAGCGTAGCTCCCTGATGGAGGGTTGCTGGATGCAGCAGTGCTCGGCGTTCACCTACGTCAGCGAGCACCGCGACCGTCAGCGTGACTACGAGCTCGAGACGCTCGCGCAGTTCGACCGGCTCGCCCGACAACTCGAACGCGAGGTCGGGCTCGAGGCACCGAACCCACCGGAGCCGGGCGACCTCGACCACCAGGTGGTGTCCGCATGA
- a CDS encoding DUF58 domain-containing protein, with translation MTGKSGSGSGSGSGAGGSVTRLDRWRGVTAATVAFVAAGVATGRPELLLAGAIPLVFVAYSALSTVTPVGDGLRVERTVEPPAPIPGQRVTVTLTVENTGDRALTDVRLVDGVPEGMTVVEGSPVGAVSLRPGASTDLAYTLVPQRGTHEFDPVAVRARSLSASAVVTEDVPTTGTETVDCRVTVEDMPVQDQTMFFTGPLATDTGGPGVEFHKTRDYRRGDPMNRIDWRRLAKRGELVTIEYQEHRSARVVVVLDSREEARQSAATGFPTGATLSAYAGALALDALADAGHQVGLAAFGIQTPGDGRVPAPAWVGPESGRGFTARAVQVVDAATAADGVGASGPLTGGAGTDGAGGEESTPEESEQAVATDGGSAELDRLLARLPSDAQVLFVTPALDDFPVTVARTLRGYGHRTTVLSPDVTGGRSAGQQVVTMERALRLDEMRTAGAPVVDWAHDTPLPMALAQAIRPWVN, from the coding sequence ATGACCGGGAAATCCGGTTCCGGTTCTGGTTCCGGCTCCGGTGCTGGTGGCAGCGTGACCCGGCTCGACCGCTGGCGCGGGGTCACCGCCGCGACCGTCGCGTTCGTCGCGGCGGGCGTCGCGACGGGCCGGCCCGAACTCCTGCTCGCGGGGGCGATTCCCCTCGTGTTCGTCGCCTACAGCGCGCTCTCGACGGTCACACCCGTGGGAGACGGGCTGCGGGTCGAGCGGACGGTCGAGCCCCCCGCACCCATCCCCGGCCAGCGCGTGACCGTGACGCTGACCGTCGAGAACACCGGCGACCGGGCACTGACCGACGTGCGCCTCGTCGACGGCGTCCCCGAGGGGATGACGGTCGTCGAGGGGTCGCCCGTAGGCGCGGTGTCGCTCCGGCCGGGCGCGAGCACCGACCTGGCCTACACGCTGGTGCCCCAGCGCGGAACCCACGAGTTCGACCCGGTCGCGGTCCGGGCGCGGAGCCTGAGCGCGAGTGCGGTCGTCACCGAGGACGTGCCGACGACGGGGACTGAGACCGTCGACTGCCGGGTGACCGTCGAGGACATGCCGGTCCAGGACCAGACGATGTTCTTCACCGGGCCGCTCGCGACCGACACCGGCGGGCCGGGCGTCGAGTTCCACAAGACCCGTGACTATCGCCGCGGCGACCCGATGAACCGCATCGACTGGCGGCGGCTCGCCAAGCGGGGCGAGCTCGTCACCATCGAGTACCAGGAGCACCGGTCGGCCCGCGTGGTCGTGGTGCTCGATTCGCGGGAGGAGGCGAGACAGAGCGCCGCGACCGGGTTCCCGACCGGAGCGACCCTGAGCGCCTACGCCGGCGCGCTCGCGCTCGACGCGCTGGCGGACGCGGGCCACCAGGTCGGCCTCGCCGCCTTCGGCATCCAGACCCCGGGCGACGGGCGGGTTCCCGCCCCGGCCTGGGTCGGCCCCGAGTCCGGCCGCGGGTTCACCGCCCGGGCCGTCCAGGTCGTCGACGCCGCGACCGCCGCCGACGGCGTGGGTGCGAGTGGGCCCCTGACCGGTGGGGCCGGAACCGACGGCGCCGGTGGCGAGGAATCGACGCCGGAGGAGAGCGAGCAGGCAGTCGCGACCGACGGCGGCTCCGCCGAACTCGACCGGCTGCTCGCGCGCCTCCCCAGCGACGCCCAGGTCCTGTTCGTCACGCCCGCGCTCGACGACTTCCCGGTGACGGTGGCCCGGACGCTCCGGGGCTACGGCCACCGGACGACCGTGCTCTCGCCCGACGTGACCGGCGGGCGAAGCGCCGGCCAGCAGGTGGTGACGATGGAGCGCGCCCTGCGGCTCGACGAGATGCGCACCGCGGGGGCCCCGGTCGTCGACTGGGCGCACGACACCCCGCTCCCGATGGCGCTCGCCCAGGCCATCCGACCCTGGGTCAACTGA
- a CDS encoding Cdc6/Cdc18 family protein, whose amino-acid sequence MSEQTSGDPLFQDQDPVFARKELLHVGHVPDEDRIVGRDDEIQSVANEVGAVVRGDPPNNVMIYGKTGTGKSLISRHVATRAQRAAESNDIDATVLYIDCSEANTETRATRQLALDLKEKTDYEAEIPLRGVGTMEYYQHIWEVLDAAFDAAIVILDEIDKLDNSNILMQLSRAREARKTNTYIGVIGISNKVQYKESLDERIDSSFGHRELFFHPYDAAQLREIMRNRQDAFQPDVLADGTIELCAALAAKKHGDARKAIEILKEAGELARRNDVTQVTEAHIKQAQEVAEVNRIEELTSGATVHAKLALYALASRIITGERDTYKTREVYERYVGVCEMAALDPVTENGLYRQLKEQAFLGVIESEKTGGGRSQGSYLLHRLVTDPKHIVKAVRRDASLEELPTYETLVNYGGNQTQETDLSSFVE is encoded by the coding sequence ATGTCCGAGCAGACGAGCGGGGACCCACTCTTCCAGGACCAGGACCCCGTCTTCGCCCGGAAGGAGCTGCTCCACGTGGGCCACGTCCCCGACGAGGACCGCATCGTCGGGCGGGACGACGAGATCCAGTCCGTGGCCAACGAGGTCGGCGCAGTCGTCCGGGGTGACCCACCGAACAACGTCATGATCTACGGGAAGACCGGGACCGGCAAGAGCCTCATCTCGCGCCACGTCGCGACGCGGGCCCAGCGGGCCGCCGAGTCGAACGACATCGACGCGACGGTCCTCTACATCGACTGCTCGGAGGCGAACACCGAGACCAGGGCGACGCGACAGCTCGCCCTCGACCTGAAGGAGAAGACCGACTACGAGGCCGAGATTCCCCTTCGCGGGGTCGGGACGATGGAGTATTACCAGCACATCTGGGAGGTCCTGGACGCGGCGTTCGACGCGGCCATCGTCATCCTCGACGAGATCGACAAGCTCGACAACAGCAACATCCTCATGCAACTCTCGCGTGCACGCGAGGCGCGCAAGACGAACACCTACATCGGGGTCATCGGCATCAGCAACAAAGTCCAGTACAAGGAGAGCCTGGACGAGCGCATCGACAGCAGCTTCGGGCATCGCGAACTGTTCTTCCACCCCTACGACGCGGCCCAGCTCCGCGAGATCATGCGCAACCGCCAGGACGCGTTCCAGCCCGACGTCCTCGCGGACGGGACCATCGAGCTCTGTGCCGCACTCGCGGCGAAGAAACACGGGGACGCCCGCAAGGCCATCGAGATCCTCAAGGAGGCCGGCGAGCTCGCGCGACGCAACGACGTGACCCAGGTCACGGAGGCCCACATCAAGCAGGCCCAGGAGGTCGCGGAGGTCAACCGCATCGAGGAACTGACCAGCGGGGCGACGGTCCACGCCAAGCTCGCCCTGTACGCGCTCGCGAGCCGCATCATCACGGGCGAACGGGACACGTACAAGACCCGGGAGGTGTACGAGCGCTACGTCGGGGTCTGCGAGATGGCGGCCCTCGATCCCGTCACCGAGAACGGGCTGTATCGCCAGCTCAAGGAACAGGCGTTCCTCGGCGTCATCGAGTCCGAGAAGACGGGCGGTGGGCGCTCGCAGGGAAGCTACCTGCTCCACCGGCTCGTGACCGACCCGAAGCACATCGTGAAGGCGGTCCGTCGAGACGCGTCGCTCGAGGAACTCCCGACGTACGAGACGCTCGTGAACTACGGGGGGAACCAGACACAGGAGACGGACCTGTCGTCGTTCGTCGAGTAA
- a CDS encoding MoxR family ATPase, with protein sequence MPPADALPIDEAARLCTDVIDRVNEAVIGERDFFEIVLTGALARGHVLLEDVPGTGKTLTAIVLAQALGLDFSRVQFTPDLLPSDITGSHVYDEHAREFEFQAGPIFANVVLADEINRAPPKTQAALLEAMDEKQVTVDGTTHQLPDPFFVIATQNPVEQEGTFELPEAQRDRFVVKTSMGYPDRAGELELIDRRSKRHTQMPSVGSAVTPDQVRRLQETPETVTMHQQVREYVVDLARATREDERVDVGVSPRGIQRFYEASRAHAVIAGRDYVAPEDVKFVAREVMQHRIVLTPQANIQNASTEDVVSSVLNRIEVPAVSP encoded by the coding sequence ATGCCGCCCGCCGACGCCTTGCCCATCGACGAGGCCGCCCGACTCTGTACCGACGTCATCGACCGCGTGAACGAGGCCGTCATCGGCGAGCGCGACTTCTTCGAGATCGTCCTGACCGGCGCGCTCGCCCGCGGGCACGTCCTCCTCGAGGACGTGCCGGGGACCGGCAAGACCCTGACCGCCATCGTGCTGGCACAGGCGCTGGGCCTCGATTTCTCGCGCGTCCAGTTCACACCGGACCTGCTCCCCTCGGACATCACGGGCTCGCACGTCTACGACGAGCACGCCCGCGAGTTCGAGTTCCAGGCGGGCCCCATCTTCGCGAACGTGGTGCTGGCGGACGAAATCAATCGCGCGCCACCGAAGACCCAGGCCGCGCTCCTCGAGGCGATGGACGAGAAGCAGGTCACCGTCGACGGGACGACCCACCAGCTCCCCGACCCGTTCTTCGTCATCGCGACGCAGAACCCGGTCGAGCAGGAGGGGACCTTCGAACTCCCCGAAGCCCAGCGCGACCGCTTCGTCGTCAAGACCAGCATGGGCTATCCCGATAGAGCGGGCGAACTCGAACTCATCGACCGGCGCTCGAAGCGCCACACCCAGATGCCCTCGGTCGGGTCGGCGGTCACGCCCGACCAGGTTCGCCGCCTGCAGGAGACGCCCGAGACAGTCACGATGCACCAGCAGGTCCGCGAGTACGTGGTCGACCTGGCCCGCGCGACCCGCGAGGACGAGCGCGTCGACGTCGGCGTCTCCCCCCGCGGCATCCAGCGGTTCTACGAGGCCTCGCGCGCCCACGCTGTCATCGCGGGCCGGGACTACGTCGCCCCGGAGGACGTGAAGTTCGTCGCCCGCGAGGTCATGCAACACCGCATCGTCCTCACCCCGCAGGCGAACATCCAGAACGCGAGCACCGAAGACGTGGTCTCGTCGGTGTTGAACCGCATCGAGGTACCGGCGGTCTCGCCGTAG
- a CDS encoding DNA-directed RNA polymerase subunit epsilon: MNHDGDTASSAVVAATGTGEADVDSTWIRAGPGDGSLSRVDAVKDEIVRRWDVVTPSATMIGRAASPEQDLSDNIRRLHDEQHPAMAGHGARMHQLDKLRITHALASSLDVTRWERDCALGIMGEIDLTAFGSQRGIPKVALVVLRYVVDRERQHQLGLDDQEWVASHTPDEMESLYERFTSLTESETYQELLDEHDLTTTNINRLTRVLRDQLTEHDLEGMVLGRSPYRDPNLPPVGETPRDEDSERHAWTDGWGTEAPDDADESTPK; the protein is encoded by the coding sequence ATGAACCACGACGGGGACACCGCGTCGTCCGCTGTTGTCGCAGCAACCGGGACTGGCGAGGCCGACGTGGACTCGACGTGGATCCGTGCGGGCCCAGGCGACGGGTCGTTGTCCCGGGTCGACGCCGTCAAGGACGAGATCGTCCGCCGCTGGGACGTCGTCACCCCCAGCGCGACCATGATCGGGCGAGCCGCCAGCCCCGAGCAGGACCTCAGCGACAACATCCGCCGCCTGCACGACGAGCAACACCCCGCGATGGCCGGCCACGGAGCCCGGATGCACCAGCTCGACAAGCTCCGCATCACCCACGCGCTTGCCTCGTCGCTCGACGTAACCCGCTGGGAGCGTGACTGCGCCCTCGGCATCATGGGCGAGATCGACCTCACCGCGTTCGGCAGCCAGCGCGGCATCCCGAAGGTCGCCCTCGTCGTCCTCCGGTACGTGGTCGACCGCGAGCGCCAGCACCAGCTCGGCCTGGACGACCAGGAGTGGGTGGCGAGTCACACCCCCGACGAGATGGAGTCGCTGTACGAGCGGTTCACCTCGCTCACCGAGAGCGAGACCTACCAGGAACTCCTGGACGAACACGACCTGACGACGACCAACATCAACCGCCTCACCCGCGTCCTTCGCGACCAGCTCACCGAACACGACCTCGAGGGGATGGTCCTCGGGCGCTCCCCGTACCGCGACCCGAACCTCCCGCCGGTCGGGGAGACGCCCCGGGACGAAGACTCGGAGAGACACGCGTGGACCGACGGCTGGGGCACTGAGGCCCCCGACGACGCCGACGAATCGACGCCGAAGTGA
- a CDS encoding ribbon-helix-helix domain-containing protein, which produces MPKTEVSLSDNTDAEIDRLVNQGDFLNRDEAVEELLTRGLSAYGPADEDDEPRNQLDEGLFNRSVADQQDPAAYDEQDDGFGY; this is translated from the coding sequence ATGCCAAAGACCGAAGTCTCACTCTCGGACAACACGGACGCCGAAATCGACCGCCTGGTGAACCAGGGCGACTTCCTGAACCGCGACGAGGCCGTCGAGGAACTGCTGACCCGCGGCCTCTCGGCCTACGGCCCGGCCGACGAGGACGACGAACCGCGCAATCAGCTGGACGAGGGGCTGTTCAACCGCTCCGTGGCCGACCAGCAGGACCCGGCCGCCTACGACGAGCAGGACGACGGCTTCGGCTACTGA